In Arachis hypogaea cultivar Tifrunner chromosome 17, arahy.Tifrunner.gnm2.J5K5, whole genome shotgun sequence, a single window of DNA contains:
- the LOC112764761 gene encoding probable inactive receptor kinase At5g58300, with protein MKFFQFPIFPFIILLSFILVVAADLNSDKQALLDFSSNVPHPPRLNWSATTPICTSWTGVMCNANQTRVIGVHLPGIGLKGLIPSKTIGKLDALITLSLHSNGLRGNLPSDIFSIPSLQYVHLQHNNFSGLIPSFVSPKLVVFDVSFNNFSGNIPPTFQNLRRLTWLYLQKNSLSGVIPEFNLPMLKFLNLSYNNLNGSVPDSIKQFPYTSFVGNSLLCGPPLNHCSAISPSLSPSSSPVYQPLSPETNQNQKATASKKRFGIATVLALVIGGCAFLSLLVLFISVCCLKRKNSETSGILKGKTSCAGKTEVSKSFGSGVQAAEKNKLFFFEGFTNSFDLEDLLKASAEVLGKGSYGTTYKATLEDGTAVVVKRLREVVAGKKEFEQQMELVGRIGRHPNVVPLRAYYYSKDEKLVVYNYMPGGSLFSLLHGNRGIGRTPLDWDSRMKIALGLAKGIAFIHSQGGPKFTHGNIKSTNLLITQELDGCITDVGLTPLMNTPPTMSRANNYLAPEVIESRKITPKSDVYSFGVILLELLTGKTPLGYAGYEDMVDLPRWVRSVVREEWTAEVFDVELLRGNYVEEEMVQMLQIALACVAKVADNRPRIDEAVRTIEEIRQPELRNRTSSDSESNLQTP; from the exons ATGAAGTTCTTCCAATTTCCCATTTTTCCATTTATTATTCTGCTAAGTTTCATATTGGTTGTAGCAGCTGACTTGAACTCTGACAAACAAGCACTCCTTGATTTTTCTTCTAATGTTCCCCACCCTCCAAGGCTAAACTGGAGTGCAACTACTCCAATTTGCACATCATGGACTGGAGTGATGTGCAATGCGAATCAAACTCGTGTCATCGGCGTCCACCTTCCGGGGATTGGACTCAAAGGGTTGATTCCATCGAAAACCATAGGAAAACTAGATGCTCTTATAACCCTGAGCCTTCATTCCAATGGTCTTAGAGGAAATCTTCCTTCTGACATTTTCTCCATTCCTTCACTCCAATATGTGCATCTTCAGCACAATAACTTCTCAGGTCTAATCCCTTCTTTCGTGTCTCCGAAACTCGTTGTTTTTGATGTTTCCTTTAACAACTTCTCAGGCAACATTCCACCAACATTTCAGAATCTTAGACGTCTCACATGGTTGTATCTCCAAAAGAACTCCCTCTCTGGAGTTATCCCTGAGTTCAACCTTCCAATGCTCAAATTCTTGAATCTGAGCTATAACAACTTGAATGGTTCAGTTCCAGATTCCATCAAACAATTTCCTTATACTTCTTTTGTTGGAAATTCTCTCTTATGTGGTCCACCTCTCAATCATTGTTCTGCAATCTCTCCTTCTCTGTCTCCATCCTCTTCTCCCGTTTACCAACCACTTTCTCCAGAAACTAACCAAAATCAAAAGGCTACAGCATCTAAGAAACGCTTCGGCATAGCTACTGTTCTTGCTCTTGTAATTGGTGGCTGTGCCTTCCTCTCTCTTTTAGTTCTATTTATCTCTGTATGCTGTTTGAAGAGGAAAAACAGTGAAACGAGTGGAATACTTAAAGGGAAAACATCTTGTGCCGGAAAGACCGAGGTTTCAAAGAGTTTTGGCAGCGGGGTGCAAGCAGCTGAAAAGAACAAGTTGTTCTTCTTTGAAGGCTTTACTAACAGCTTTGACCTCGAAGATTTGTTGAAAGCCTCAGCTGAAGTTCTTGGAaagggaagctatggaacaacatACAAGGCCACTCTGGAGGATGGAACAGCAGTAGTGGTCAAGCGGTTGAGGGAAGTTGTGGCCGGAAAGAAGGAGTTTGAGCAGCAGATGGAACTCGTTGGAAGGATCGGAAGACACCCGAATGTCGTTCCTCTTAGAGCTTATTATTACTCCAAAGATGAGAAACTTGTAGTTTATAACTACATGCCTGGAGGCAGCTTGTTTAGCCTTTTGCATG GAAACAGAGGTATAGGAAGAACTCCATTGGATTGGGATTCAAGAATGAAGATTGCACTTGGACTTGCAAAAGGAATTGCATTCATTCACTCTCAAGGAGGTCCAAAGTTCACTCATGGCAACATCAAGTCAACCAATCTTCTCATAACCCAAGAACTCGATGGCTGCATCACGGACGTAGGACTAACTCCTCTAATGAACACCCCTCCAACAATGTCGAGGGCTAACAACTACCTTGCACCAGAAGTTATTGAGTCAAGGAAAATCACCCCAAAGTCTGATGTCTACAGCTTCGGAGTGATCCTCCTTGAATTGCTCACAGGCAAGACTCCGCTTGGATACGCTGGATATGAAGACATGGTCGATCTTCCAAGGTGGGTGAGGTCCGTGGTGCGTGAGGAATGGACGGCTGAAGTTTTTGATGTGGAGCTGCTAAGAGGGAATTATGTTGAAGAGGAGATGGTGCAGATGCTTCAGATTGCATTGGCATGTGTGGCGAAGGTTGCAGATAATAGGCCAAGAATTGATGAAGCTGTTAGAACTATAGAGGAAATTAGGCAGCCTGAGTTGAGGAACCGTACTTCATCGGACTCCGAATCTAATCTGCAAACACCATAA